The Centroberyx gerrardi isolate f3 chromosome 13, fCenGer3.hap1.cur.20231027, whole genome shotgun sequence genome contains the following window.
caggagcTCTGTGCGCCACATCACACTGTTGTAAAGGTATGTGAGTAATCACAATATGTGTGAAATTACATTAAATGGAGTTTTGATGGCGCTGACTTGGTCAATGGAAAAAttaggagaaggagagggagagactttcACACCCGTCTATCAACGCCCTGTAGCCCATTGTACTGGCATAAGTTGGGGGTATATTGCAGGGAGAAAATTGCAAACAATGTAGGCTATATACAATCCTCATTTCTAGAATGGGCCTTTTAAACCCAAATATTTGGATAAAGTCATGGAAGGACAAAACCATAGCATTTCCAGAGTATtagaaatttaaatttaaaatcgCCAGCCCATGCCCTTTCTGGTGTTAATAGAAACAATACAACAAAATTCTGGTTAAAATGCACATATcagatcataaattagacctactcatGTGGTATTAATCAAGCTATAGGCCTGTGGGTCACTATATATagctgtgtgtaatggctgtgcgtaacgatacaattgctgctgtggcgcTATTAGTAAGCAGAGAACGAGACAGATTTTTCTGGTCCATGATGATGATTGGTGTTATTTATGTCCATGTTTATTGCATGCACACCCGTTTCACCTGGCTTGGACATAAACACCAATCATTTTAACCACCAATCAGTTTAACAATCTTCACGAGTTTCACATTGACATTTCCTGGTTGTGTAGACAAGGCACCGGCGCTGCATCCTCGAAAGTGATTGGCTCTCGAGACATGAACACTGCattcatttgcataaagttaacttAAACTCAATTTGGTCCGCGCCGCAAGCAATCCCAGCATGCTTAGTGCAGCGAATTACTCGCGTCCCATAGAAAATGTATGGAGGCAGAATTGGTCGGCAGGCAATTCGCGTTCAGTGGACCATCACCATATGCAGACTTGTAGCACAGCGGCTACTTCTCAGTCCCAAACATAATGATCTCGTTCCCACACCTTAATAACTTGTGGCGCCGTATTAGGATCCAGCTCCTACACGTTAGTCGTGGCCACCCAGTACTTTATTACTGATATAGATAGATATCATTCccacaagttaaaaaaaaatttaaataaaaaatttcCTCTCTCGGGCTGTAACATCttatttttggaaaataaatgcAGTAATGTCAGGATGTTGCAAGCTATCCTAATTTGTATGTGCATGATGATGATAGTGTGCTTATACATTCTGCTATTCCCCAAAATAGCATAATGCAATGGTTTTCACATGTTTTTCTCCCATTTTCAAGGATCGCCATGGATAATCCAAATGATCATGAACCAACTGAAGAAATTACAGAAGCACTAAAGAACAATGATGCAGCCTCAGCTGCTGCAATGATCCAAGAATATTTGGAAAAGCAGGATAATATTCCATTAAACATTGCCATCACAGGAGAGTCAGGCTCTGGTAAATCTACCTTTGTTAATGCCTTCAGAGGCGTAGACAACAAGGATGAGAGAGCTGCTCCTACTGGTTGTGTAGAAACCACCATGGAGGTTACGGCATACCCACATCCAAACTACCCAAATGTTACTCTGTGGGATCTCCCTGGGATTGGCACCACCAATTTTCCAGCTGATGAGTACCTGGAGCATGTTGGATTTGAAAAGTTTgattttttcatcatcatctcaaCTAGTCGCTTCACAGAAAATGATGTGAAGCTTGCTCAGGAGATTCAGAAGATGGGGAAGAAGTTCTACTTCGTTCGCTCAAAGATTGACGACAATTTACGTGCTGCAGAAAAAAGTCAGAGGGAGTTCAACAAAGAGAAGACTCTTGAACGTATCAGGCAAAACTGCGTTCAAGGTTAGCATCTTTTATAATAATTTCTAATCTGATGAAagtgtattttattgtaattaCTGGATTTTCACTGTTTAAAACAGGTCAATCTCTACACAACACTAAAGAACAATATGTCTTAGATAATAGGTGTACCTTGAAATAGGATACAGTGAGTATATAGTAGTATTATATATAAGAATGTATGCCTACTTTTGGAACATCtggtattatggtcattttgtgctatagggctgtaaaactgttaaaaaaaagttatgttCTACAAGGTTTGTACatttgccaataagcaaggtAGCATTatattgacagattttttaatAGAGTTCCCTCCATACAAGATAACATATATTTCATTAACAATTTCTTGttctttatccaccttttatgatgattttatgATTAGATAAGATTTCCTTATACTGTTGTACAATCTATGTGCCATTCTCGGAGTATGGAGAGAACACCATGCCAAACTCCATTTAAAATCTGCCAATTTAATGTGGCCACTTAAAATATGACTGAACACCTTTTCTGAATTGTTCTGAATCAATTCAGCATGCATATCATCCATCCAGCAGCacttattttattaaaatgtaaatgtttagaAATTATTAGTCTAATATCCCCATAATCTTCTCCCACAAAATGCATTGCTTTGCAGTGGACCACAACTATCTGATTTATAGTTAACTGTTATACACATAGCAAACAACTGTGATCAAAACAGCTCTTCAAAGTTAaacttggaaaaaaataaaacttaaaaaccATAactgtttcattttaatttgatcaTCTGAACTTGAACTCATCATATCACATTCCGTTTATGACACAGGTCTTCAAAAACAGGGTGTGGAGTCTCCTAAGGTCTTCCTGATCTCCAGTTTTGATCTCCACCTGTATGACTTCCAACTCTTACAGGAGATCATGGAGAGAGAGCTTCCTGCACACAAGAGGAATGCTCTGCTGTTCGCCATTCCCACCATCAACCTGGAGATtgtcaacaagaaaaaaaaggctttcCAGGCCAAAATTAAATACCAAGCTCTCAATTCTGCACTTGTAGCAGCTGTACCCATTCCTGGCCTTTCTATTGCTGCTGATTTAGGCATGCTGGTTATTTTCACCACACAGTATAAGAATGGGTTTGGTCTTGATAGCAAGTCACTGCAGAAACTTGCTGATAGCACACATGTGCCTTTGAGTGATCTACAAGCTGTCATGACTTCTCCCCTGGCTGCAAATGTAATAAACAAAGAGCTTATTATTAAGGTAATATCCATGTCTGCAACAGCAACTGCATTAATGGCAGCAGAAGAAGGGTTGAGATTCATTCCACTGATTGGTACCATTGCAGCAATGTCAGCTTCCTATGCCTCAGTCTACAAGATACTCAATGATTGCTTGAACATGCTTGCTGAGGATGCACAGAAGGTCCTGAAGAAGGCTCTGGGTTTGAACACCTCAGTGTGATATCATCACATGAATCACAATATCACATTCAGCAGCACAGTTAAAACATAGCATAATGCAAAAGAGCTTGAGAATCATTTTTGTGATGGTGCAGTgtgatttttcattacattatgtatACAAATGATTTCTAATCTAGCTGCTCTTTTCAACAAACACTTTGGTCTGCACAATATCAGGTCAATACGATAGTTAAAATCTTTCCCAGTGCCTTCATCTGTTGTAACAATGGCTTTTGTttgatttcaataaaatgtacaTTAAATTGAAGTAAAAAGATTTGTTTTGTCACTACATGAAACTTGTTCCCACATCTGTTTCTCCATGTCAGAGATAAGTCAGAAAGACTTGCAAACAAATTGAATTTCTTGTAAACGTCATGACTTCCTTCACTGCCACCTAGCTGTTACCTGGTGTCATTACAATACTTTGAGATTTTAAAGTGGCAGTAGACTCAGTGTTCACTGTACACTGAACAATACAAAGTTCTTGTACAGGTGTAATAGATGCTAAATCATTTCATATGCTCAGTGCAGTGGTGATGAATGAGTCCCTGCTTTACTGTTCAGTTTAGACACTCTAAAGAGGCTTTAGACTAGATAAAGCCATCAGAATCACTAAAATCTTACGTTCATATTTGCTCCACATGACATGATCAACCCCCCTTGATTGATTTACTAATTGAtcaattaaaaaatgttgtcATCTGTAACCCACCTGTAAATAAGACACAGTGTGATTTCCCTGCTTGAATACATAGTGggttgtgaatgaatgagtgaatggatgaatcaatgaataaatgaatcatTATATGTTACATACGTTTATTTCTATATTGTATTAATCAGtttatcttttttctctcttcttcactcacacacatcacctatattttacattttagtgtaACCCTGACCCAAATTATTATCCCAACATTTCAATTTTCTTGCATTcgcatacatatactgtacacacatgcagtctatgtacacatatgtgtgtgtgtgtgtgtgtgtgtgtgtgtgtgtgagagagagagagagagagagagagagagagagagaactaatACTGAAAATATATACTTTGGTAATTAAACAAAAGACATCAGAAATCAAGaatgtgagggggaaaaaaacaagacattacaaaacacaacaagtGTTATTGTATACATAATTATGTCTGTAAAATGAGAGCTTGGGATAAGAGCATCAACCCTGAGCTGTTCCTAACATTTCATCACATATTTGGTGGACATCATTCAGAACTAAAAGCAGTTTTTCCTAATTCCCCTCAAACCCGAAGTCCCTCTAAAACCAGATGATCATGACTTCAAGTATCACTGGTAGATCAAAAAATATAATGATGACCTCACGtcagtatacagtacacacacacacacacacgcacacacacacgtacacacacacacacacacacgcaaactatCTCTGCTTACCAATCGGtcacacagcagagacagatggattttattgtcagatttatCAGTTTCTTGATCCACATCATTTCCTGCCGCTTGATTTCTCTGGGGAAGAggtatattttatgaaataatCCAGCTTTGCAACACTAAGCAGAGTCAGCTTTACTCAGCAATATCATGGCCTATACTTACTTATTCCTGCGTGTTtgtcacaaaaaaagaaaaaagaaacaaaaagccaAGGTTAATTTAGGTTCACTAATAGCCACAATTCACTGTCTCATACCAGCGTTTTGGAAACTATGGGTGAGGATGCAAAATAGATTGTGGGTCTACCAGGAAGCACCTGCAACAGGACAATGGAGGAAACACCATATAAATGTAAGTTCCTTCTTTCTACTTTGTCAAGTATTTTTACAGCGacctcaaacaaaatcacagaatTTACTTTTACAACTTACTTCCTATCTCATTctcatggttttggatgttatGCATTTACAGGGACTGTTACAAGCAGTAACAGCATTGCCTCTCGTAAAATTTGAGGGAGCAAAACAGCCGTGCGTGCATGCAGGGCGTCTatcggttgccatggtgacggcTGCTTCCTTCTTCCGGTATAGTGGCAAGGGCGTCCCAcattttgtcaatttatttctaCCCCCTTCCCCTTCATTAGAAGTGCCCTCCACAGCTGTGAGTGTAACTTGAATTGGAGTGACACTTGGTGGTGAAGTGGTAGTGGATAGGGAGTGGTTTGGGAAAGGGCCTATGTCTTAAAGTCATAATGAAACAACATTAtaagagcatcttgcttccttaatgtgatgtatttcctgttgaaacaggatgttggggtggggagggatcattcaaaagtgtaaaccaatgggatatcagttagggagagaaaggcagttttatttgggaaagatggaggggcgggactgttaaaAAATGTCTGatagttttattggttggaattttatGGTATAATAGCTTGAATGAGCAAGTCACACTGACtttgacataaattcatagcatCCATTATTGTAAGTGATATTAAACTGAGAGGCTATATAAGGACAGGGTCTTTTAAGCTTATTTTGCCTccttattgttattgttattgttaatattgttattattattatcattattgttattactaataatattgttgttattattattattatcattattattattattgttattattattattattattattattattattattttgcctcTTGCCAGGCAGTCATTGTAGGCTAAATAACAATTTGTTCTTAactgacttgcctggttaaataaaggttattaaaaaacaaagaaaaaacataaatgaatgctgttctgaaaatgtaagtgattttaattattttatgtatttatttattatttaggctattctatttttatttggtGGTTGTGATGATGATTACATCATGatgatcacagactggaggtAATGCACCTTTTTATGTTGGCCTAGGCCTACCACTATTTCATTCTTATATCATTCAATATCCTATCCAcagatgtaacacacacacacacacacacacgcacacacacacacacacacacacacacacacacacacacactcccccgtTCCCACTCTGGGAGCCACTGGCCCCAGCCCGCCTCTGAAACGGGTGCAAGGCTTTGTGAATGACCATATCTTCTGAGGGGATTATGTAGCCGAAAGGTGGAGCGAAAAAATTGTGAAGGTCTGTGGCAGACGGGAGAGTAATCCTTTGAGCTCCCGGGAAGCGAGATGGCTAGATAGAGATGTCGGAACTCTTTGGTTTCGGTCTTGGCACATTTTGTAAAGGACTGATGGCCTGAAGAGACAGATCCATGCCTTTTGCCTAATACCGGGACGTGGGAATGGCCCCGTTTATAATTTGATGAAGTGAACCCGCTTTCCATCATTCTTCACAACAATTTCATGGCaatatttgagagagagagacaggcctACACATCCTCAGGGATCAGAAATGGTGCACAAACTTCTGCTGCCCATCGGTAAGTTTACAACCTAAAGCCTTTTCAGTAGTCGTGCACTATATCGCATGTTTTGAACATCAAGCTTCACTATGTAGTATATAATATCACAATTAATATTcttgtaatattcctatataaCTTCGCCTATTGTGTCTGTGGTACCCAATAATAGTGAGCTTACAGTGACTTTGCCAACTTAAcggtatttgtatttgttttttatcccctgtggtatcactgtaatattcccaCAATATTACTAGTGAATTATGGGTTTGCTATTTGTATCCATCTAAATTTGAGGATTAGGCTACAGTTCTTTTTCTTAATGAATGGGAAGTTTGCATCATATTTCTGTAAAGTCGCACATTTATCACAATATAATATATCTGGATTCATAGTCTTTCATTTATGAGTTGGATGGCCCAACTAGTTGTCTAATGATAGAATATAACTATGACCTTTTAACtgcattctcttctcttctctactcttctcttctcttctcttctcttctcttctcttctcttctcttctctcagcaTTAGTTGCAAGCCTCATCACACCTGAGCTGTCTGGTGCCACAGCTACTAAAACGAAATCTCAAGGTATATCACATTTGGAATTACTGTTCAGTCAATCTTGAACATCAGTCAATGTAAAA
Protein-coding sequences here:
- the LOC139926750 gene encoding interferon-inducible GTPase 5-like, which codes for MDNPNDHEPTEEITEALKNNDAASAAAMIQEYLEKQDNIPLNIAITGESGSGKSTFVNAFRGVDNKDERAAPTGCVETTMEVTAYPHPNYPNVTLWDLPGIGTTNFPADEYLEHVGFEKFDFFIIISTSRFTENDVKLAQEIQKMGKKFYFVRSKIDDNLRAAEKSQREFNKEKTLERIRQNCVQGLQKQGVESPKVFLISSFDLHLYDFQLLQEIMERELPAHKRNALLFAIPTINLEIVNKKKKAFQAKIKYQALNSALVAAVPIPGLSIAADLGMLVIFTTQYKNGFGLDSKSLQKLADSTHVPLSDLQAVMTSPLAANVINKELIIKVISMSATATALMAAEEGLRFIPLIGTIAAMSASYASVYKILNDCLNMLAEDAQKVLKKALGLNTSV